Genomic window (Streptomyces sp. LX-29):
TCAGCTTGGCCAGGACGGCCGCGACATGGGACTTGACCGTGGCGCCGCCGAGCGTCAGCCGTTCGGCGATCTCCGCGTTCGACAGACCCGCCGCCATCAGCCGCAGCACCTCGGCCTCCCGCGCGGAGAGCCGCTCGCGCAACGCCCGCGCCGCCGCACCGTCGGCCGCGCGGGCGTGGGTGTTCCCGGCGGCCAGCGCCCGCACCGCGGCGGGGAAGAGCAGCGAGTCGCTGTGGGCCACCAGTCGCACCGCCTGCACCAGTTCGTCCGCGCCGGCCCGCTTGAGCAGGAAGCCGCTGGCGCCCGCGCGGAGCGCGTCATAGACGTAGGAGTCGTTCTCGAAGGTGGTCAGGACGACCACGCGCGGCGGGAAGGAGACCCCGCGCAGAATCTGTTCCGTCGCCCGGATGCCGTCGATGTCGGGCATCCGCACATCCATCAGCACCACGTCCGGGCGGAGCGCCCGCACCAGCGGGACCGCCTCGGCACCGGTCCGGGCCTCGCCGACGA
Coding sequences:
- a CDS encoding response regulator transcription factor, with translation MSVRIVLADDEQMVRTALRAILSSEPDLEVVGEARTGAEAVPLVRALRPDVVLMDVRMPDIDGIRATEQILRGVSFPPRVVVLTTFENDSYVYDALRAGASGFLLKRAGADELVQAVRLVAHSDSLLFPAAVRALAAGNTHARAADGAAARALRERLSAREAEVLRLMAAGLSNAEIAERLTLGGATVKSHVAAVLAKLNVRDRTQAVIAAYECGFITPG